The following proteins are encoded in a genomic region of Solea senegalensis isolate Sse05_10M linkage group LG5, IFAPA_SoseM_1, whole genome shotgun sequence:
- the gas1a gene encoding growth arrest-specific protein 1a, whose product MAAADALTRSVCRSVSALSCVLLFFGYFSVASPSHGRRLICWQAILNCQAEHECNYAYDHYSRACGPVLSGERKKCPSHCISSLVQLNLTKNGPALEDCSCAHDAMCTSTKRAIEPCLPRTTSTGCTEARRQCERDQQCNSAMHDYLNHCGKLFSGAVCTNACRNVIAKMRKTPKGQQLDTCMCDGTERAICEFVKSSMKALCFDSAEKVEASGDLGIDQEYEDDILYPDYFEELENGASLPVSRCVLTLLASILALLPLI is encoded by the coding sequence ATGGCAGCCGCTGACGCACTGACACGGAGCGTCTGTAGATCCGTGTCGGCTCTGAgttgtgtacttttgtttttcgGCTACTTCTCCGTGGCCTCGCCGTCCCACGGTCGGCGGCTCATATGCTGGCAAGCCATCCTGAACTGCCAAGCCGAACACGAATGCAATTACGCATACGATCATTACTCGCGCGCCTGTGGCCCCGTGCTCAGCGGCGAGAGGAAGAAGTGTCCCAGCCACTGCATCTCCTCGCTGGTGCAGCTCAACCTCACCAAAAACGGTCCGGCGCTGGAGGACTGCAGCTGCGCGCATGACGCGATGTGCACGAGCACCAAACGGGCCATCGAGCCGTGTCTGCCCAGGACTACCAGCACTGGCTGCACGGAGGCGCGGCGCCAGTGCGAGAGGGACCAGCAGTGCAACTCCGCGATGCACGACTATCTGAACCATTGCGGGAAACTTTTCAGCGGCGCCGTGTGCACCAATGCATGCAGGAATGTGATCGCGAAAATGCGTAAAACACCCAAGGGTCAGCAGCTGGACACTTGCATGTGCGACGGGACGGAGCGGGCCATCTGTGAGTTTGTGAAGAGCAGCATGAAGGCGCTGTGCTTCGACTCCGCAGAGAAGGTCGAGGCCAGCGGAGACTTGGGCATCGATCAAGAGTACGAAGATGACATTTTGTATCCGGACTATTTTGAGGAGCTTGAGAACGGAGCCTCTCTTCCAGTCTCTCGCTGCGTTTTGACCCTGCTGGCATCCATTTTGGCTCTCCTGCCCCTCATTTAA